DNA from Brachybacterium avium:
GAGCGGCTCGTCGAGCTCAGCGCGGAGTCGGCCGAACGGCGCACTGCCGCACGGGAGGCGGTCAACATCGCCGAGGCCCGCCACTCCCTCGACGCGAAGCCGATCGACCTCAAGGACCGCACGGTCCCGGCCTGGACAGACCGTCCCCACGGCAGCCTCACCGCGGGCGAGCTCTCGGACATGGTCGCTGCCGCGCGTGTCGTCGCGTCCGAGGACCAGCACCAGCTGACCGACGCCCGCCGCGAGCTCCGTGAGCTGCAGCGCGAGTGGAGCACGTACCGTCGCGCCGAGGTCAACCTGCGAGACCCGCGCATGGAGACCACCGCGGCGAGGATCCAGCACGTCGAAGAGACCGTCTCCGCGCTGCGCGAGAAGCTGCGCGCCGGGCACACCGACCTCACCGAGCTGCGCCGCGAACACGGAATGCGGCGAGCGATGCCCACGCGCAGCTGGGTCCTCGAGAACGTGCAGCGAGACGCCCAGCGACGCCACGGCCACACCGACCGCGAGCACATCCGTGCCCGTGCCGGCCACGTCCTGGACCTCGAGGACGCCCGCCGCATCCTCGAGCGCGAGTCGACGCTGGACCGGACGATCCGCGCCGAGCAGCGACGTCGAGAGGTCGAGCCCGATCGCGCCATGTCGGCGCCGGCCGACGGGCTACCGCGCTGGCTCGCCCCCGACCGAGGGATGGAGGATCCCGCGCTCTCCCCCGCATGGCGCGACCACCTCGCCCAGCGCCGCGAGTTCCTCGCCGCCCGGCTGCGCGCCGACGGTCGCGCGCTTGCGCTGCGGCGGGAGCCCTGGACACGCGATCTCGGTCCCACCCCCGCTGACGGCACGGCGCAGCGCACGCGGTGGGAAGAGACCGCCGGCCAGGTCAAGGCCTGGCGGCAGCTGCACGACTACGCCGATGAGACCCGTGCCCTGCCGGAGCCTTCCGAGGTGGCAGCGCAGGAGCGCGCGGACCTCGAGCAGCTCCGCTCCCGGCTCGCACCGCCTCGGGCCGCTGCACCCGCGAGGACCCGGGATGTTCCCCTCCCCTCCCTCAAGGATCGGGTGGCCGCCCAGCGCGCGGCCGAGGGGGTCTCTAGGCTCTCCGAAGGGCAGAAGCGCGCCGACGAGCAGATGCGACAGCGCCTCGCGCAGCAGGCGCGCGAGCGAGAGCAGGGGAAGGGACCGGTCCAGCGATGAGCGAGGTCGAGGACGGCATCGATGAGCATCTCCGGCGCGAGGAACTGCGCGCCCGCCACCGCGATAGCGGCCTGTGGGACGACACCCTCCTGGAGCGGTACACGACCCGGCAGGATCTCGTCGCGTTCGTCGATGAAACCCATCGCGCAACTGAGGACGGTCAGGTCGGGTACTACGGCCTCAGCGCCGTGGTCTTCCACGCGGACGACCTGCCGGAGATCCGGCGCGACCTCGAGGAGATCGCCGGCGGCACGTTCTGGCACTCCAAGGAGGCCGTCAAGGACCAGCGGCTCCGCGGCCGCATCGGCGATATGAACGAGTACATCGCCGCGAAGACCGCGATGCCCGTGGTCGTCTTCGACGTCCGCGACCACGAGATCACCGAGGCGCAGGAGCGTGCCGTGCGAGATGTCTGCCTCCGAGGTGCGCTCAGAACACTCGACGAGCAGGGAATCACCGACGTCGTCCTGGACAACTTCCCGCAGGCCCAGCAGCGCAATGTCCGTCTCGACCAGGCGATCGTCCACGAGCTCCGCGAGAGGGGCGAGGTCAGCGAGCAGATGTGGATGCACCACGGGCGGATGAGCGAAGAGCACGCGCTGTGGAGCGCCGACACCGTGGCCTGGTCCGTGCAGCGCCACCACTTCGGGACGAAGGCGAGGGACTCCCAGCACGTTGCCCCCTCAGTGGGCGCCTGCAGGAGGTACACGCGCTGACCGGGAAGAAGCGGGAACTACGGACGGCAATGAGAGCCGACCTGGTGGGCCGTGAGGGGCAGCGAGAACGTCGCGCCCCCATCCACTCCCTCGCGCAACGCGTCCAGCAGCTCCGCGCTCAGGGCAGCTCGCCGGTGTCCAGGCCCGCGGCGGCGCCGCGCCTGGACGCGCCGAAGGCCCCTCCGGTCCAGGGGCCGGAGGGGCCTTCACGCTCCCTCTAGGGGAGAAGCTGGGCGGCACCGGGGTTCGGCGGGCTCATCCGTCCCGCACAACCCCCCCGGCCTCCTGGGTTCACCCACTTGCGTGAGCTCCAGGCAGTTGCCGCACCGCCAGTATAGCGCCGCAGATTCACTCCGCCAAGGGGCTCGCCACCGACTCGCGGCCACGAGCAACGACCAGGCCAGCGTCGGTTCCAGATCATGCCTCGTCCTCTCCCCACGTGTCGTCGTCCTCAATCGCGCCGGAGCTCTCATCCGCTGGGAGAGGCTCGATCTCCGGCGCGTCTGGGTCCTGTCCGTCCACGCTGGCGACCTCGAGCCCCTCCGGGAACAGATCGCGGTCAGTCGCGGCGTGCTCATCATCGGCCCTGTGACCGTTCGAGCACTTGAACAGCTTGGTGTCCTCGAGCCGCTGGAAGAACGGGAACAGGTGGTAGTCGTGGAACGCCGCCATCGCGTTGCCCTGCTCCTTGCTCTGCTCATCGGAGAGCACCGACGCGCGCCATGCGGAGCGGAGCCCTGCCAGGACGTGCACCAGCCCCGGATGGGCCGGCCAGCACTCCTGCACGCGGCGGGCGTGGGGCATGGAGTAGTTCGCGTTGAGCCAGTCCACCCAGTCCGCGAGCTCGTTCCAGGCCTGCACGCTCTGGTGCCGCGCGATCCAGTCCCGCGGGACGGTCGGCTCCTTCTCCTTCTCCTCGAGCCGCTCGAGGCGCACCTCGTGATCGGCGACCGCCTCGCCGAGCTCGTTGAGGTAGTGCTGCTCTACCTCGGTGAGGTAGGTGAAGTCAGTGTCGCCGGGGGCCGGCGTCGCATCCTCGGTCATCATCGTCTCCTCCTCATGCCGCAGCGCGGCGTCGTCCCGCAGCGACGCGGGACTTCGCGGTGCGCTGGGTGGCCTTCTTGAGCTCGTCGCCGTCGGGCAGCTGCGTCCAGCCCGGCAGGTTGACCACGACGGCGGGGACGACTCCGGTCAGGAGCATCCCCTCTCCCACTTCGAGCCGGCCGATCTCCTCCGGGCGCAGGATCCGCTTCTCCTGATCACTCACCGTCTGATTGCCCCGGGACATGCCGTGGTCGCGGACCTGCGTGGAGAGGCCCTTCACCTCGACCATGCCGGTCAGCTTGGAGAGATCCTCGAGCTGCTCCGCATCCTTGATCCCCCGAGGATCAGCTGGGCGAACGAGTTGTCCACGATCATCTGGGAGCCTTCGGGGCCCCAGGTCTTCCGGGTCTGTGCACGTCCCTGCAGGCCGTAGATGATCTGGACCCCGTAGCCGCGCAGATCCGAGAGCATCTTGGGGAAATCGGGCAGCGGGCAGATGTTCGCGACCTCATCGAGCACCGCGCGCAGCGGGGGGCTCAGCCGGCCCGACTCCGTGCGCCGGGCCGCCGTCTTGGCCGCCTGGAACACTGAGTCCACCAGCACCGCGACCAGTGTGGTCACGTCGGTGGGGTCGTTGTCGTCCGCGATGATCGCCAGCGTGTCGGTGGACCGCACGAACTCGTCGGGATCGAAGGTGGGGATCTGCTCGTCCTCGACGAACTGCTGGTTGATCTTCTGCAGCGAGAGAGCGTCGAGAGCGTCGTCGAGCGTCTGGCGGATCGAGGAGACGGTGTCCGAGGCGCCGGTGACCGCCGAGCGCAGGCGGCGTGCGAGCAACGGGTCGGCGCCCGGGTGCTTGTCGAGGATCTTCAGCGCGGTGTCGTCGGTCTCGAGCTCAGCCGCCCACTTCAGCACGTCGGCGATCGAGTGGCCGCCCAGCGCGGCCGCGTGCAGGTACGACTGCAGGACCGTCCGGGCACGGCCGAGGAAGAACTCGGAGTTGGAGTCGCCACCGCCGGCTGTGTGGGAGTCCTTCTTGCCTCCCTTGACCAGCTGTCCCGCGCGAGCTCGAGCCACGACCGTGTCCTCGCAGCCGCGCAGGATGTTCCATCGCATCGCCTCGGGCCAGGACACGAGGTTCAGCAGGTCGAACACCCACACCTTGCCCTTCTTCGCACGGGGTTCGGCGATCACATCCAGCAGATCCGCCTTCGTCGACGTCACCACGAGCGCACCGGGCGCGTTGAGCGCGGCCCGGCTCAGGACGCGGAACGTCTTGCCGACTCCGGTCGGCGCCACGACACCGAGATGCTGCTCCTGGCCGAGATGCGCCTCGACGGCACCGCGCGCGAAGGACGCGGTACCCACGCAGAACGTCCGCTCCTTCGCGGGGACCTTCGAGTCGGCGGGCCACAGCCGGCCGTCACGGTCCTCGGAGAGGATTGCCTCGCGGCCGAGCGTGCTCTTCACCTCAGCCTTCGTGGCCATGCCCTTGCCCGGTGCGCGCAGCTTCCACTTCGTCAGCAGCGCCGAGACGGCCACGATCACGACGGCGATCAGCGCGAGGAGAAGGCCCAGGAGCACGTAGGTCCAGGTGCCGCCGCCGGGGACCTCTGCCAGGCCCTGCCCGCGCACCACGCCCACGAGCCCGGTCATGCTCACCTCAAAGTCGCCCCACTCCGAGGGCGTGGACAGCACCACCGCACTGTGCCAGATCCCCAGTAGGCCAGCGGCGAGGATGATCAGCAACGCCCACCAGTACTCCATGGCGAGCAGCAAGAAGGTGGACGGCGTCTTGTCGTAACGACCTCGGGGAGCCATCAGGCCTCTCCTTCTGTGGTGGCATCCATCGG
Protein-coding regions in this window:
- a CDS encoding type IV secretory system conjugative DNA transfer family protein — protein: MAPRGRYDKTPSTFLLLAMEYWWALLIILAAGLLGIWHSAVVLSTPSEWGDFEVSMTGLVGVVRGQGLAEVPGGGTWTYVLLGLLLALIAVVIVAVSALLTKWKLRAPGKGMATKAEVKSTLGREAILSEDRDGRLWPADSKVPAKERTFCVGTASFARGAVEAHLGQEQHLGVVAPTGVGKTFRVLSRAALNAPGALVVTSTKADLLDVIAEPRAKKGKVWVFDLLNLVSWPEAMRWNILRGCEDTVVARARAGQLVKGGKKDSHTAGGGDSNSEFFLGRARTVLQSYLHAAALGGHSIADVLKWAAELETDDTALKILDKHPGADPLLARRLRSAVTGASDTVSSIRQTLDDALDALSLQKINQQFVEDEQIPTFDPDEFVRSTDTLAIIADDNDPTDVTTLVAVLVDSVFQAAKTAARRTESGRLSPPLRAVLDEVANICPLPDFPKMLSDLRGYGVQIIYGLQGRAQTRKTWGPEGSQMIVDNSFAQLILGGSRMRSSSRISPS